The DNA sequence CGTACAGCGCCGTCGACAGGTAGCGCTCACCGGCATCCGGCACGATCACGACGATGCGCTTGCCTGCGGCTTCGGGCCGCGCGGCGATCTGCAGGCCCGCCCACACGGCGGCACCGGCCGACATCCCGGCGAGGATGCCTTCGCGCGTCGCGAGCTCGCGGGCCACCCGGATCGCATCGTCGAACTCGACGTCGAAGATCTCGTCCACGACCGAGCGATCCAGGACCGCGGGGACGAAGTTCGGCCCGATGCCCTGGATCCGGTGACCGCCGGCGCGGCCCTCCGTGAGCACGGGGGAGTCTTTCGGCTCGACCAGGGCGACGCGCACATCGGGATTGCGCTGCTTGAGCACGCTGCCGACGCCGGTGATCGTCCCGCCCGTGCCCGAGCCGGCGACGAAGTAATCCACCCGTCCGTCGGTGTCGCGCCAGATCTCCTCCGCAGTCGTGCGGCGGTGGATCTCGGCGTTCGCGGGACTGTCGAACTGGTGGGCGAGGATCGCCCCAGGCGTCTCGGCCGCGATGCGCTCCGCGGTCGCGACGGCCTCGGTCATCCCCAGGTGGGGGTTCGTGAGGACGAGCTCGGCGCCGTAAGCCTTGAGCAGGGTTCGGCGTTCCTTCGACATCGACGCGGGCATCGTGAGGATCACGCGGTAGCCGCGCGCGGCGCCGGTCAGCGCGAGGGCGATGCCGGTGTTGCCGCTCGTGGACTCCACGATCGTGCCGCCGGGCTGCAGCTGCCCTGAGGCCTCCGCCGCGTCGATCAGCGCGATGCCGAGACGGCACTTCACGCTCGCACCGGGGTTGTAGAACTCGAGCTTGACCAGGACCTCGGCCGCGAGGCCCGCGGTGAGCGCGTTGAGCCGGACGAGCGGGGTGTCGCCGAACGCGGACGTGATGTCCGAATGGATGCCGGGCACGGGGTGCCTTTCTCGCGGAAGCGCTCAGTCCTCGCGGAGGTGTTCGTACAGCGCCGTGGAGAGGTAGCGCTCCCCGAACGACGGCACGATCACGACGATGTTCTTGCCCTCGGCCTCGGGGCGCGCGGCGATCTGCAGCGCTGCCCAGATCGCCGCGCCGGAGGAGATGCCGACGAGGATGCCGTCCTTCGTCCCGACGGCGCGGGCGGTGTCGATCGCGTCGGAGAACTCGACGTCGACGACTTCGTCGATGACGCTCTGATCGAGGATCGCCGGGACGAAGTTGGGGCCGATGCCCTGGATCTTGTGGGGTCCGGGCGTTCCCTTCGTCAGCAGCGGAGAGTCGGCGGGCTCCACGGCGATCACCTTCGCGCCGGGTACGCGTTCCTTGAGCACCTGACCGACACCCGTGATCGTGCCGCCCGTCCCGATGCCGGCGACGAAGTAGTCGACCGCGCCGTCGGTGTCCCGGATGATCTCCTCCGCGGTGGTCTTGCGATGGATCGCGGGGTTCGCCTCGTTCTCGAACTGGCGGGCGAGGACGGCGCCGGGGATCTCGGCGACGAGCTCCTCGGCCTTCGCGACGGCGCCCTTCATGCCTCCGGCGGGATCGGTCAGCACGAGCTCGGCGCCGTACGCCTTCAGCAGCAGACGACGCTCGACCGACATCGAGGACGGCATCGCCAGGACGACGCGGTAACCGCGCGCGGCGCCCACCATCGCGAGGGCGATGCCGGTGTTGCCGCTCGTGGCCTCCACGATCGTGCCGCCGGGCTGAAGCAGGCCGGAGGCCTCGGCGGCATCGACGATCGCGATGCCGAGGCGGTCCTTCACGCTCGAGGCCGGGTTGTAGAACTCGAGCTTGGCGAGGATGTTGCCGCCCAGACCCTCTGCGACGCGGTTGAGGCGGACGAGCGGAGTGTCGCCGAAGGCGGAGGTGATGTCGGAGTGGATACCGGGCATGTCGGAGCCTTTCGAGGGGTCAGCGGGTGCGGGTCAAGCCTAAAGGAGCGTGCACGCCCCGGACCTTGTGTGACGACCGCGGGTGCCCGCGCCGGTGAGCCGTAGGCTGGGGTCGCCATGTCTGCGATCCCCCCCGATTCCGTGCCGCTCGGTGATGCCCTCCGGCGCGCCGCCGCGCGCCTGGGCGCCGCGGGCGTGAACGATGCGCAGGTGGATGCCGAACTCCTCGCCGCGCACGTGCGGGGCACCGGGCGGGGCGCGATTCAGGCAGCTGCCGTGCGCGGAGACGCCCTGACGGCCGAGGAGGCCGCGGGCCTGGAGGACCTGGTCGCGCGGCGGGCGACGCGCGTTCCCCTGCAGCACCTCACCGGCAGCGCTCCGTTCCGTCATCTCGAACTGCGGGTGGGGCCGGGGGTCTTCGTGCCGCGACCCGAGACCGAGATGGTCGCCCAGCTCGCGATCGATGCGCTGTCGGCGGCGGCGTCCCCGTCGCCGATCGCGGTGGACCTCGGCACGGGCAGCGGGGCGATCGCGCTCTCGATGGCCACCGAGGTCCCGCACGCCCAGGTCTTCGCGGCGGAGAACTCCGTCGATGCTTTCGTGTGGACCACCGAGAACTTCGCCCATGTCGCCGCGCAGAACGCTCGGCTCGCCTTCATCGACCTCGAGCGCGCCTTCCCCGAACTCGACGGTCGCGTCTCCGTCGTCGCCTCCAACCCGCCTTATGTCCCCGACGAGGCGATCCCGCGTGATCCGGAGGTCAGGTTCTTCGATCCCCCCGAGGCGCTGTACGGCGGCCCGGACGGCCTGGACGTCGTCCGCGTCCTCAGCCGCACGGGACTGCGCCTGGCCCACCCCGGGGGGACGATCGTCATCGAGCACGGAGAATGGCAGGGGGCCGCCGTCCGCGACCTCCTCACCGCGGACGGCTGGCGCGCGGCATCCACTCACCCCGACCTGACGATGCGGGACCGCGCGACGACGGCCGTGCGCCCCTGACTGCCCAGGCGTCCCGGTGTCGCCGGTTAGACTGACCGCGTCATGTCTCCCGTCTTCGACTGCCACGACGAGGCCCAGCTGCTAGCCGGAATGCGCCAGGCGCGTCAGGCCATCGGCCGCGGCGAACTCGTCGTCCTTCCCACCGACACGGTCTACGGCGTCGCCGCCGACGCCTTCAGCGCGCGAGCGGTACAGGGCCTGCTCGAGGCCAAGGGGCGCGGTCGTCAGTCGCCGCCTCCCGTCCTGGTCGCCGGGGTTGCGACCCTGCGGGCCCTGGTCGCGGAGGTCCCCGAGCCTGTCGAGCGACTCGTCGAGGCGTTCTGGCCCGGCGGCCTGACGATCGTGCTGCCCGCGCAGCCGTCGCTGTCCTGGGACCTCGGCGACACCTTCGGCACCGTCGCGGTGCGTATGCCGGCGAACAACCTCGCCTTGGAGCTCTTGGAGGAGACCGGGCCCCTCGCCGTGTCCAGTGCCAATCTGACCGGCCAGGCGGCTGCGATCACGGCGGCGGACGCCCAGCGGATGCTCGGCGACAGCGTCGCGGTCTACCTCGACGGCGGACCGTCGCTCACCGGGATCGCCTCGACGATCGTGGACGCCACGAGTCTGGTGGGCAGCGGGTCCGCGCCGCTGGTCCGGGTCCTCCGCGAGGGCGCGGTGGCGCGCACCGACTTGCGCGGCGTCCTCGGCGACCTGCTCGAGCCGGATCCGACGCCGGGGGACAGCCCCGGCGAGCAATCGTGAAGCAATACCTCTTCACGATCCTCTTCACCGCCGCGATCACGCTTTCGCTCTCGTGGGCGGTCTGGCGATTGAGCCTCAAGTACAAGCTGTACCCCGGCATCCGCGAGCGGGACGTGCACAAGACACCCACCCCGCGCCTGGGCGGTGTCGCGATGTTCCTCGGGGTGGTGGCGGCCTTCGCGGTCTCATCGCAGCATCCGTACTTCGCGATCTTCTGGCAGGACCCCGCCCCGGTCTACGCGATCCTCGGTGCGACACTGCTCATCGTCGTGGTCGGCGTGGCGGATGACCTCTGGGACCTCGACTGGATGATCAAGCTCGGCGCGCAGTTCCTCGCCGCCGGCATCATCGCGTGGTTCGGCCAGCTGCAGATCTTCACGCTGCCGATCGGCGGCATCATCGTCGCCTCCAGCTGGGTGAGCTTCACCCTGACGGTGTTCGCGATCGTCGTCGTCATGAACGCCGTCAATTTCATCGACGGGCTGGACGGTCTCGTCGCGGGAGTCTGCCTCATCGCGAACGGCGTGTTCTTCGCCTACACCTACATCCTCGTGCGCGACACCGGCGCGAGCACGTACTTCAACCTCGCCTCCTTCATCGCCGCCGTGCTCATCGGCGCGTGCATCGGGTTCCTGCCGCTGAACTGGAGCCCCGCGAAGCTGTTCATGGGGGATTCCGGAGCGCTGATGCTCGGGCTGCTGATGGCGACGTCGGCGATCGCGATCACGGGTCAGCTGAATCCGGCGACGCTGGATCCGGAGGGTTTCGGACGCTCGCAGCTGCTCGGCGCGTTCATCCCGATCCTCCTGCCGGTCGTTGTCGTGCTCCTGCCGCTGCTGGATTTCGGTCTCGCCGTCATCCGGCGCATGAGCGCGGGCAAATCGCCGTTCTCTCCCGATCGCAAGCACCTGCATCACCGGATGCTGGACATGGGCCACTCGGATCGCGATGCCGTCCTGATCTTCTATGCATGGACGGCCGTCATCAGCATCGCCGTGCTGCTGATGTACATCGGCACCCGCGAGAACTGGCCGGGTCAGTACGCGCTCGGCGTCCTGTTCGGCCTCGTGGGCGCCGCCGCCTGCCTCACCGTCACCCTGCTGCCCTCGCGGCGGCGCAGACCGCCCGTCGTCGTGCCGCACGGCGACACCCAGACCCTGGAGTCCGCCCGATGAGTTCGCCCCGCAGTTTCACCGTCCTGTCCAGCCTCAAGTGGCCGGCGATCGCGATCGGCATCCTCGCCGTCGGGGGAGCGGTCATCGGATACCTCGTCGCGGGTGTCGAGGGCATGGTCAGCGGCCTCCTCGGCGCCGCGATGTGGCTCGTCTTCCTCGCCCTCACCTCGCTCAGCATCCAGCTCGCGATCAACTCGACGCGCAACGACCCGGGATCCCCCCTGTTCTTCGGCATCGTGCTCGGCTCGTGGGTGCTCAAGCTCGTCCTTTTCGTCGTCCTGGCCATCTGGCTCCGCTCACAGACGTGGCTGGATCCCACGGTGTTCTTCGTCACCGTCATCATCGCCGTCGTCGGCTCCCTCGTCTTCGACGTCATCGCGTTCCAGCGGGCGCGCACGCCGTATGTGGGTGACGTCGAGCTGCCCGCGAGTGCCCCCGAGGACACTGCGCCGGACGCCCGCTGAACCGGCCGCCGCCCGGCGGCCGAGGCCCAGGATGTGTCCTCTGGGCCCTGAGAGTTTTGCTAGGCTGAACTCATAAGCTCCCCCTGATCGCCAACGTCTCGGACGCCCGACGCCGGAGAATCTCCTGATTACCGCAACGCTCCTCCCCGCACTGTCGCTCGTCATGGCCGACGAATCAGATGGTGGCTTCGTCGGCCCCTCGATCGGCGAATTCGTCCCGGAAGGCCTCCTGTTCGTCGGGACGCCGTTCGAGCTCAACCGGGTCATGCTGATCCGCCTGCTCGTGGTCGCCGCCCTCGTGCTGTGGCTCTGGATCGGCACCCGCAACATGAAGCTCGTGCCGACCCGCGGTCAGGCCGCGCTCGAGTACATGCTGGGCTTCGTCCGCAACTCGATCGTCTTCGACACGCTCGGTGAAAAAGAAGGCAAGCGGTTCCTGCCCATCCTGATGACGTTCTTCTTCCTGATCATCGGGATGAACCTCACCGGTATCTTCCCGGGCCTGCAGATCGCCTCGACGGCCGTGATCGGCTTGCCGCTCATCCTCGCGGTCGTCGCGTACGTGATGTTCGTCTACGCCGGTTTCCGTCGTCACGGCTTCGGATACCTGAAGAACGCCCTCATCATCCCGGGTGTCCCGTGGCCGCTGCACATCCTGCTGATCCCGCTCGAGTTCCTCTCGACGTTCATCCTGCGTCCGATCACGCTCGCCCTCCGACTCCTGATGAACATGGTCGCCGGGCACATGCTGCTCGTGCTCTGCTTCACCGCGACGAACTTCTTCTTCTTCACGGTGCTCGCGGGCGGCAACCTCATCGGCCTGCTCGGCATCGGCACGTTCGCGTTCGGCATCGCCTTCACGGTGCTCGAGCTCTTCGTCGCCGTCCTGCAGGCGTACGTCTTCACGATCCTCACCGCCATCTACATCCAGATGTCGCTCGCCGACGGACACTGACCCGTCCCCGGCTGCAAGACCCACCAACCCCTTCGAAAGGAATCCCTGTGAACGTCGTCGGACAGCTCGCACCCCTCGCCTTCGGACTCGCCGCCATCGGCTCCGGTATCGGCGTCGGCATCATCGTCGGCAAGACCATCGAATCGGTCGCACGTCAGCCCGAGCTTCAGGGTCGCCTCAGCGGCCTGATGTTCCTCGGTATCGCACTGACCGAGGCCCTCGCGTTCATCGCGATCGCGGTCGCCTTCATCCCGTTCCCCGCGCCGTAACCACCCGCTGCTGACCGAAGGAGTCCGAATGCTCGTCGCATTCGCCGAAGAAGGCCACGCGGGGGAGATCAATCCGCTTCTCCCCACGCTTCCGGACCTGGTCTGGGGCACGCTGGCGTTCCTCATCATCCTCGCGCTGTTCGTTTGGAAGATCCTTCCGAACCTGAACAAGCTGCTCGACGCGCGCGCCGAGGCGATCGAGGGCAGCATCAACTCCGCCGAGGCCGCTCAGGCCGAGGCTCAGGCCGCACTCGAGAAGTACACCGCCCAGCTCGCCGACGCGCGCGCCGAGGCGGGGGAGATCCGCGAGAAGGCCCGCGCCGACGGTTCGGCCATCGTGGCGGAGATGCGCGAGCAGGCCACGGCCGAGGCGGCGCGCATCACCTCGAACGCGCACGCGCAGATCGAGATGGAACGCCTGGCGGCCCTGGCCTCCCTGCGGTCCGACGTCGGCAGCCTCGCTCTCGACCTGGCCGGCGGCGTCATCGGGGAGACCCTCTCCGAAGATGCGAAGGCACAGGCGGTCGTGGACCGCTTCCTCGCCGAGCTCGAAGCCTCCGAGAAGGCGAGGAGCTAGTGGGAAGCGCAACCACTCAGGCCCTCGCGGCGACGACGTCGGCTCTCAACGCCGCGGCGTCGGTCGACCTCGACACGTCGCGCGAGCTGTTCGCCGCGTCGCGCATCGTGGGCGAGTCGCCGCAGCTGAGCGGTGCGCTCGCGGATCACGCTGCGGCTCCGGCCGCTCGTCAGCGTGTGGTGACCGACGTCTTCGGCGCCGCATTCAGCGCGACGACCGTCGCGCTGCTCAGTGCCGCCGCCGCGCAGCGCTGGTCCAGCGCGCGTCAGCTCGTCGACGGAATCGAAGAGCTCGCGGTCCGTGCGGCCGCGATCGCGTCGCCCGACGTCGACGTGGACGGTGAGCTGTTCCGCACCACGCGACTCATCGCCGACAACCCCGAGGTCGAACTCGCGCTCGGCAGCAAGCTGGGCGACGACTCCGCGAAGGGCGCGCTCGTGGAGACGCTTCTGCGCGGACGCGTGAGCGACGCGACGGTCCTGATCGTCTCCTCGCTCGTGCAGCAGCCGCGCGAGCGGCGCGTGCGCCAGATGCTCACGGAGGCGATGGACCTCGTCGCCGATCAGCGCGACAGCATCGTCGCCACCGTCGTGACCGCGACCGAGCTCCAGCCGGCTCAGGCTGAGCGTCTGAGCGCGGTGCTCACGCAGCGCTACGGCAAGAAGGTCGCTCTCAACCCGATCATCGACCCCACCATCGTCGGCGGACTGCGTGTGCAGATCGCGGACGACGTCATCGACGCGAGCGTCGCAGCGCGGCTCACCGACCTGCGCCAGCGCCTCGCCGGATAACTCGAGATTTCCCGCTCCGGCGGAAGCTTCTGGGGCCGTGGCCCCTCGAAACGAAGGAACACAATGGCAGAACTAACGATCAGCCCCGATGTCATCCGTGACGCGCTGAAGGATTTCGCCGCCGCGTACGAGCCCACCGGCGCCGCGGCGACCGAGGTCGGCACCGTCGTCGATGCGGCCGACGGCATCGCGCACCTCGAGGGCCTGCCCGGTGTCATGGCCAACGAGCTCGTGACCTTCGCCGACGGCACGTCGGGCCTCGCGCTGAACCTGGACGAGCACGAAGTCGGTGTCGTCGTCCTCGGCGAGTTCTCCGGCATCGAGGCCGGACAGGAAGTCCGCCGCACGGGTGAGGTCCTCTCCGTCGCCGTGGGTGACGGCTACCTGGGTCGCGTCGTCGACCCGCTCGGCAACCCGATCGACGGTCTCGGACCGGTCGCGACGGTGGGGCGTCGTGCTCTCGAGCTCCAGGCGCCGGGCGTCATGCAGCGCAAGAGCGTGCACGAGCCCATGCAGACGGGCATCAAGGCGATCGACGCCATGATCCCGGTCGGTCGCGGGCAGCGTCAGCTCATCATCGGCGACCGCCAGACCGGCAAGACCGCGATCGCGATCGACACGATCATCAACCAGAAGAGCAACTGGGAATCCGGCGACGTCGACAAGCAGGTGCGCTGCATCTACGTCGCGATCGGCCAGAAGGGCTCCACGATCGCCTCCGTGAAGGGCGCGCTCGAGGACGCCGGCGCGATGGAGTACACCACGATCGTCGCGGCCCCGGCATCCGACCCGGCCGGCTTCAAGTACCTCGCCCCCTACACGGGATCCGCGATCGGTCAGCACTGGATGTACGAGGGCAAGCACGTCCTCATCATCTTCGACGACCTCACCAAGCAGGCCGAGGCCTACCGTGCCGTTTCGCTGCTGCTGCGCCGCCCGCCGGGCCGCGAGGCGTACCCCGGCGACGTCTTCTACCTGCACTCCCGTCTGCTGGAGCGCTGCGCGAAGCTGTCCGACGAGCTGGGCGCCGGCTCGATGACGGGTCTCCCGATCATCGAGACGAAGGCCAACGACGTCTCCGCGTACATCCCGACGAACGTGATCTCGATCACGGACGGCCAGATCTTCCTGCAGTCCGACCTCTTCAACGCCAACCAGCGTCCCGCGGTCGACGTGGGCATCTCGGTCTCCCGCGTCGGTGGTGACGCTCAGGTGAAGTCGATCAAGAAGGTCTCCGGAACCTTGAAGCTCGAGCTGGCGCAGTACCGCTCGCTCGAGGCGTTCGCGATGTTCGCGTCCGACCTGGATGCGGCATCCCGTCGTCAGCTCGCCCGTGGTGCGCGCCTGACCGAGCTCCTCAAGCAGCCGCAGTACTCGCCGTACCCGGTCGAGGAGCAGGTCGTCTCGATCTGGGCCGGAACCAACGGCAAGCTCGACACGATCGAGGTCGAGGATGTCCTGCGGTTCGAGCGCGATCTGCTCGACCACGTCCGCCGCAACACGACGATCCTGGATCGCCTGCGCGAGACGAACGTCCTGGACGACGACACGGTCACCGAGCTCGGCAACGTGGTGGACGCGTTCGTGAAGGACTTCCGGGCCGGTGAAGGCCGTCACCTCGATGACCCCGGTCACGAAGAGTACGCCGCCGCCGATGCCGAGGACGTCAACCAGGAGCAGATCGTCAAGGGTCGCCGCAAGTAACGCGGCGACGGATACGAGACCATGGGCGCACAACTACGGGTCTACAAGCAGAAGATCAGCACTGCTCAGACGACCAAGAAGATCACCAAGGCGATGGAGCTGATCGCCGCTTCGCGCATCCAGAAGGCGATGGGACGCGTCCGCGCGTCCGCTCCCTTCGCGCGTGCGGTGACCCGTGCCGTGTCGGCGGTGGCGACGCACTCGAACATCGATCACCCGCTGACCTCGTCCCGCGAGGTGTCGCGGTCGGCGGTCGTCATCTTCGCGTCGGACCGCGGTCTCGCCGGAGCGTTCAACTCGCAGATCATGCGAGAGGGGCTGGAGCTGGCGGCGCTGCTGGAGTCGCAGGGCAAGGAAGTCACGTACTACCTCGTCGGGCGCAAGGCCGTCGCGTTCTTCCAGTTCCGTCGCATCGCCAGCGCCGCCGAGTGGACCGGTGACACCGATACCCCCGAGTTCCGCTTCGCGGAGCAGATCTCGGAGACGCTGCTGGAGGCCTTCGCTCGTGGGGGCGACAACGGCGGCGTGGACGAGATCCACCTGGTGTACAACCGCTTCGTCAGCATGATGACCCAGACGCCGGAGACGGTGCGCCTGCTTCCGCTCGAGGTCGTCGAGGCGACCGAAGCGCAGGCCGAGACGCACGCGTTCCCGCTGTACGAGTTCGAGCCCGACGCCGCGACGGTTCTCGACGCCCTCCTGCCGGTCTACATCCAGAGCCGCATCTTCAACGCGCTGCTGCAGTCGTCCGCGGCGAAGCACGCGGCTACGCAGAAGGCGATGAAGTCCGCCAGCGACAACGCCGACAAGCTCATCACCGACTACACCCGCCTGCGCAACAACGCGCGTCAGGCCGAGATCACCCAGCAGATCGCCGAGATCGTCGGCGGCGCCGACGCCCTGTCCTCGACGAACTAGAAACCACCTGCGAAAGAGAAGAAGACAATGACCCTCACCGCTACCGCCGAAGAGACCTCGGTCGTCGGGCGCGTCGCGCGCGTCACCGGTCCGGTCGTCGACATCGAGTTCCCGCACGACTCGCTCCCCGAGATCTACAACGCGCTCAAGACGACCATCACGATCGGGGACGAGTCCACCGAGATCACCCTCGAGGTCGCGCAGCACCTCGGTGACGACCTCGTGCGCGCGATCG is a window from the Microbacterium lacus genome containing:
- the cysK gene encoding cysteine synthase A, which gives rise to MPGIHSDITSAFGDTPLVRLNALTAGLAAEVLVKLEFYNPGASVKCRLGIALIDAAEASGQLQPGGTIVESTSGNTGIALALTGAARGYRVILTMPASMSKERRTLLKAYGAELVLTNPHLGMTEAVATAERIAAETPGAILAHQFDSPANAEIHRRTTAEEIWRDTDGRVDYFVAGSGTGGTITGVGSVLKQRNPDVRVALVEPKDSPVLTEGRAGGHRIQGIGPNFVPAVLDRSVVDEIFDVEFDDAIRVARELATREGILAGMSAGAAVWAGLQIAARPEAAGKRIVVIVPDAGERYLSTALYEHLREDEAVTA
- the cysK gene encoding cysteine synthase A; translation: MPGIHSDITSAFGDTPLVRLNRVAEGLGGNILAKLEFYNPASSVKDRLGIAIVDAAEASGLLQPGGTIVEATSGNTGIALAMVGAARGYRVVLAMPSSMSVERRLLLKAYGAELVLTDPAGGMKGAVAKAEELVAEIPGAVLARQFENEANPAIHRKTTAEEIIRDTDGAVDYFVAGIGTGGTITGVGQVLKERVPGAKVIAVEPADSPLLTKGTPGPHKIQGIGPNFVPAILDQSVIDEVVDVEFSDAIDTARAVGTKDGILVGISSGAAIWAALQIAARPEAEGKNIVVIVPSFGERYLSTALYEHLRED
- the prmC gene encoding peptide chain release factor N(5)-glutamine methyltransferase, coding for MSAIPPDSVPLGDALRRAAARLGAAGVNDAQVDAELLAAHVRGTGRGAIQAAAVRGDALTAEEAAGLEDLVARRATRVPLQHLTGSAPFRHLELRVGPGVFVPRPETEMVAQLAIDALSAAASPSPIAVDLGTGSGAIALSMATEVPHAQVFAAENSVDAFVWTTENFAHVAAQNARLAFIDLERAFPELDGRVSVVASNPPYVPDEAIPRDPEVRFFDPPEALYGGPDGLDVVRVLSRTGLRLAHPGGTIVIEHGEWQGAAVRDLLTADGWRAASTHPDLTMRDRATTAVRP
- a CDS encoding L-threonylcarbamoyladenylate synthase; translated protein: MSPVFDCHDEAQLLAGMRQARQAIGRGELVVLPTDTVYGVAADAFSARAVQGLLEAKGRGRQSPPPVLVAGVATLRALVAEVPEPVERLVEAFWPGGLTIVLPAQPSLSWDLGDTFGTVAVRMPANNLALELLEETGPLAVSSANLTGQAAAITAADAQRMLGDSVAVYLDGGPSLTGIASTIVDATSLVGSGSAPLVRVLREGAVARTDLRGVLGDLLEPDPTPGDSPGEQS
- a CDS encoding MraY family glycosyltransferase, producing MKQYLFTILFTAAITLSLSWAVWRLSLKYKLYPGIRERDVHKTPTPRLGGVAMFLGVVAAFAVSSQHPYFAIFWQDPAPVYAILGATLLIVVVGVADDLWDLDWMIKLGAQFLAAGIIAWFGQLQIFTLPIGGIIVASSWVSFTLTVFAIVVVMNAVNFIDGLDGLVAGVCLIANGVFFAYTYILVRDTGASTYFNLASFIAAVLIGACIGFLPLNWSPAKLFMGDSGALMLGLLMATSAIAITGQLNPATLDPEGFGRSQLLGAFIPILLPVVVVLLPLLDFGLAVIRRMSAGKSPFSPDRKHLHHRMLDMGHSDRDAVLIFYAWTAVISIAVLLMYIGTRENWPGQYALGVLFGLVGAAACLTVTLLPSRRRRPPVVVPHGDTQTLESAR
- the atpB gene encoding F0F1 ATP synthase subunit A, which codes for MADESDGGFVGPSIGEFVPEGLLFVGTPFELNRVMLIRLLVVAALVLWLWIGTRNMKLVPTRGQAALEYMLGFVRNSIVFDTLGEKEGKRFLPILMTFFFLIIGMNLTGIFPGLQIASTAVIGLPLILAVVAYVMFVYAGFRRHGFGYLKNALIIPGVPWPLHILLIPLEFLSTFILRPITLALRLLMNMVAGHMLLVLCFTATNFFFFTVLAGGNLIGLLGIGTFAFGIAFTVLELFVAVLQAYVFTILTAIYIQMSLADGH
- the atpE gene encoding F0F1 ATP synthase subunit C, whose amino-acid sequence is MNVVGQLAPLAFGLAAIGSGIGVGIIVGKTIESVARQPELQGRLSGLMFLGIALTEALAFIAIAVAFIPFPAP
- a CDS encoding F0F1 ATP synthase subunit B, producing MLVAFAEEGHAGEINPLLPTLPDLVWGTLAFLIILALFVWKILPNLNKLLDARAEAIEGSINSAEAAQAEAQAALEKYTAQLADARAEAGEIREKARADGSAIVAEMREQATAEAARITSNAHAQIEMERLAALASLRSDVGSLALDLAGGVIGETLSEDAKAQAVVDRFLAELEASEKARS
- a CDS encoding F0F1 ATP synthase subunit delta — encoded protein: MGSATTQALAATTSALNAAASVDLDTSRELFAASRIVGESPQLSGALADHAAAPAARQRVVTDVFGAAFSATTVALLSAAAAQRWSSARQLVDGIEELAVRAAAIASPDVDVDGELFRTTRLIADNPEVELALGSKLGDDSAKGALVETLLRGRVSDATVLIVSSLVQQPRERRVRQMLTEAMDLVADQRDSIVATVVTATELQPAQAERLSAVLTQRYGKKVALNPIIDPTIVGGLRVQIADDVIDASVAARLTDLRQRLAG
- the atpA gene encoding F0F1 ATP synthase subunit alpha, producing MAELTISPDVIRDALKDFAAAYEPTGAAATEVGTVVDAADGIAHLEGLPGVMANELVTFADGTSGLALNLDEHEVGVVVLGEFSGIEAGQEVRRTGEVLSVAVGDGYLGRVVDPLGNPIDGLGPVATVGRRALELQAPGVMQRKSVHEPMQTGIKAIDAMIPVGRGQRQLIIGDRQTGKTAIAIDTIINQKSNWESGDVDKQVRCIYVAIGQKGSTIASVKGALEDAGAMEYTTIVAAPASDPAGFKYLAPYTGSAIGQHWMYEGKHVLIIFDDLTKQAEAYRAVSLLLRRPPGREAYPGDVFYLHSRLLERCAKLSDELGAGSMTGLPIIETKANDVSAYIPTNVISITDGQIFLQSDLFNANQRPAVDVGISVSRVGGDAQVKSIKKVSGTLKLELAQYRSLEAFAMFASDLDAASRRQLARGARLTELLKQPQYSPYPVEEQVVSIWAGTNGKLDTIEVEDVLRFERDLLDHVRRNTTILDRLRETNVLDDDTVTELGNVVDAFVKDFRAGEGRHLDDPGHEEYAAADAEDVNQEQIVKGRRK
- a CDS encoding F0F1 ATP synthase subunit gamma, with product MGAQLRVYKQKISTAQTTKKITKAMELIAASRIQKAMGRVRASAPFARAVTRAVSAVATHSNIDHPLTSSREVSRSAVVIFASDRGLAGAFNSQIMREGLELAALLESQGKEVTYYLVGRKAVAFFQFRRIASAAEWTGDTDTPEFRFAEQISETLLEAFARGGDNGGVDEIHLVYNRFVSMMTQTPETVRLLPLEVVEATEAQAETHAFPLYEFEPDAATVLDALLPVYIQSRIFNALLQSSAAKHAATQKAMKSASDNADKLITDYTRLRNNARQAEITQQIAEIVGGADALSSTN